One window of the Candidatus Jettenia sp. genome contains the following:
- a CDS encoding PAS domain S-box protein yields the protein MAKIMRKTGIDIIGDTPWGTHLSQFYQTREDLIDILVPYFKAGLENNEFCMWITSEPLTVEEAKSAMKKILPDFEHYIVKKQIEIIPYTEWYLKDGIFNLQEVLNGWVDKLNQAVTKGYDGMRITGNTAWLEKKDWKSFADYEEAIDNVLSYYPMMAICSYSLDKCRAYEIIDVVRNHQFALIKREGKLELIQNIEKKRIREALQKSEEKYRTLYETIKDGIVATDMDGHILECNEAYAGMLGYSKEEIKKLTYQQLTPEKWHQMEAEKVKELIVERNYTDEYEKEYIRKNGTVFPISIRVWVIRDENGKPKGTWGIVRDITKSRQAEEEIKNTAKFPSENPYPVLRIAQDGTILYANPSGKFFLHEWNCEVGQCIPDFLYQFITHAFHTKAIKKGIEMNHGDRIFSFTIVPVKDTSYVNLYGVDITERKQMEEGLRKLSNAVEQNPCSIIITNTRGEIEYVNSKFVQLTGYTFDEVVGKNPHILKSGKTPIEAYEQLWAVITSGNIWHGEFVNKKKNGELYWESVSISPIKKADGTIAHFVAIKEDITEQKQFENELRKQRDQLEYLTTQLTAANKELEAFCYSVSHDLRAPLRGIDGFSKALIEDYTDTLDEQGKNYLHRIRVASQRMGQLINDLLNLSRITRSEMRRKEVDLSAMVKTLALELREKQPERRIEFIVADELIANGDPQLLRIAMENLLNNAWKFTKTCMHAKIEFGFTRRNGNLVYFIRDNGAGFDMAYIDKLFAAFQRLHSSSEFEGTGIGLATVQRIIHRHGGQIWAEGEVNKGATFYFTLP from the coding sequence ATGGCAAAAATTATGAGAAAAACAGGAATAGATATTATTGGTGATACCCCATGGGGCACCCACCTTTCTCAATTTTATCAAACCAGGGAAGATTTAATTGATATCTTAGTACCCTATTTTAAGGCTGGTCTGGAAAATAATGAATTTTGTATGTGGATTACATCAGAACCTCTTACCGTAGAAGAGGCTAAGTCTGCAATGAAAAAAATACTACCTGATTTTGAACACTATATAGTAAAAAAACAGATAGAAATCATCCCGTATACCGAATGGTATCTTAAAGATGGTATTTTCAACTTGCAGGAAGTTCTCAACGGCTGGGTTGATAAACTCAATCAGGCCGTGACTAAAGGTTATGATGGTATGAGGATAACCGGCAATACTGCCTGGCTTGAAAAAAAGGATTGGAAAAGTTTCGCAGATTATGAGGAAGCGATAGATAATGTCCTTAGCTACTATCCGATGATGGCCATTTGTAGTTATTCTCTTGATAAGTGCCGGGCATATGAAATAATAGATGTAGTCCGCAACCATCAATTTGCCCTCATTAAACGTGAAGGTAAGTTAGAGCTTATTCAGAACATTGAGAAAAAACGGATAAGAGAGGCGCTCCAAAAGTCTGAAGAGAAGTATCGTACTTTATATGAGACTATTAAGGACGGAATTGTAGCTACAGATATGGATGGTCACATACTTGAATGCAATGAGGCGTATGCAGGTATGCTTGGTTACTCTAAAGAAGAAATAAAAAAATTAACCTATCAGCAACTTACACCGGAAAAATGGCATCAGATGGAAGCTGAGAAAGTAAAAGAACTAATCGTTGAAAGGAACTATACTGATGAATACGAAAAGGAATATATAAGGAAGAATGGAACGGTGTTTCCAATATCCATTCGGGTCTGGGTAATCAGAGATGAAAATGGCAAACCGAAAGGAACATGGGGTATAGTCAGGGACATTACGAAGTCCAGGCAGGCAGAGGAGGAAATAAAAAATACAGCAAAATTTCCCTCCGAGAATCCATATCCTGTGTTGCGCATCGCTCAAGATGGTACCATTCTTTATGCTAATCCATCTGGTAAATTTTTCCTGCATGAATGGAACTGTGAGGTTGGCCAATGCATACCAGATTTCTTGTACCAATTTATTACCCATGCTTTCCATACCAAAGCAATAAAAAAAGGGATCGAAATGAATCATGGAGATAGAATATTCTCTTTTACCATTGTGCCAGTGAAGGATACTTCTTATGTTAACTTGTATGGAGTAGACATTACCGAACGTAAACAGATGGAAGAGGGTCTCCGTAAGCTGTCTAATGCAGTTGAACAAAATCCATGCTCAATCATAATTACAAACACCAGAGGCGAAATAGAGTATGTCAATTCAAAATTTGTCCAATTAACAGGTTATACCTTTGATGAAGTAGTCGGGAAGAATCCCCACATTTTAAAATCTGGCAAAACACCTATTGAAGCATATGAACAATTATGGGCTGTGATTACTTCCGGTAATATATGGCATGGAGAATTTGTTAATAAGAAAAAAAATGGCGAACTCTACTGGGAATCAGTATCTATTTCCCCAATAAAAAAAGCTGATGGAACCATTGCCCATTTCGTTGCAATTAAAGAAGATATTACTGAACAGAAGCAATTTGAAAATGAACTGCGGAAGCAACGTGATCAACTTGAATATCTTACTACCCAACTTACTGCTGCTAATAAGGAACTGGAAGCATTCTGCTATTCGGTATCGCATGATCTTCGTGCACCGCTAAGAGGCATAGATGGATTTAGTAAAGCATTAATAGAAGACTATACCGATACACTGGACGAACAGGGGAAAAACTATCTTCATCGGATAAGGGTAGCCAGCCAACGTATGGGACAGCTTATCAACGATCTGTTGAATCTGTCTCGTATAACACGGAGTGAAATGCGCCGAAAAGAGGTTGATCTAAGCGCTATGGTAAAAACGCTTGCTTTGGAACTTCGGGAAAAGCAGCCAGAGCGCCGCATTGAATTTATTGTTGCTGATGAACTTATCGCTAACGGTGATCCGCAGTTACTCAGGATAGCGATGGAAAACCTCTTAAATAATGCATGGAAATTTACCAAAACATGTATGCATGCAAAAATAGAATTCGGCTTTACCCGGCGTAATGGCAATCTCGTGTATTTTATCCGAGATAACGGCGCCGGTTTTGATATGGCATA